One genomic region from Deinococcus fonticola encodes:
- a CDS encoding MarR family winged helix-turn-helix transcriptional regulator gives MTPTSLATLLRFHRFHLELTRRLDHRLGALHGLSFSDFILLRALALAPAGRLPRGDLALEVGLTASGVTRALLPLEKLGLIVREANERDARVSYAALTPAGLALVEHAAITTEQISQDVLGKLSTEGQMQFLQLVEEISR, from the coding sequence TTTTCATCTGGAGTTGACGCGCCGGCTGGATCACCGGCTGGGGGCCCTTCATGGCCTGAGTTTCAGTGATTTCATCCTGTTGCGGGCTTTGGCGCTGGCGCCGGCCGGGCGCCTGCCACGCGGCGATCTGGCGCTGGAGGTGGGCCTGACGGCCTCAGGCGTCACACGCGCGCTGCTGCCGCTTGAAAAACTGGGGTTGATTGTCCGGGAGGCCAACGAACGAGATGCCCGCGTGAGTTATGCCGCCCTGACGCCGGCGGGGTTGGCGCTTGTGGAACATGCGGCCATCACGACCGAACAGATCAGTCAGGACGTTCTTGGAAAACTGTCCACGGAAGGGCAAATGCAGTTCCTACAACTGGTCGAGGAGATCAGCCGCTAG